A window of Candidatus Omnitrophota bacterium contains these coding sequences:
- a CDS encoding homocysteine biosynthesis protein produces MPKTFKEINEKIKQKKAVVVTAEEIIDIVRKKGASEAARAVDVVTTGTFGPMCSSGAFLNIGHSVPKIKIQKAWLNDVPCYAGLAAVDLYLGAAEVADGDPLNKIFPGQFKYGGGHVIENLVAGKDVRLEATAYGTSCYPRKKLNTWINIKDLNQAILTNPRNSCQNYNVAVNLHSERIIYTYMGILKPNLGNANYCSAGQLSPLFNDPYCKTIGIGTRIFLGGGTGYVFFSGTQHDPNVKRDSNGIPLSPAGTLAVAGDLKQMSSKWLVGSSFQGYGVNLTVGIGIPIPILDEEIVKSTAVSDEEIFAPIVDYSQDYPQGKSAVIGKVSYKELKSGEIKIRGKTVPTGPLSSYCRGKEIAEILKEQIEKGKFLLGESVQSLSSLGPGTKFRPLNERPIK; encoded by the coding sequence ATGCCCAAGACATTTAAAGAGATAAATGAGAAAATCAAGCAAAAAAAAGCAGTAGTAGTTACAGCTGAAGAAATTATTGATATTGTCAGAAAAAAAGGTGCAAGCGAGGCGGCAAGGGCTGTAGATGTGGTTACTACCGGCACCTTTGGCCCAATGTGTTCATCCGGCGCTTTTCTGAATATCGGGCATTCCGTTCCCAAAATCAAGATACAAAAGGCCTGGTTGAATGATGTTCCCTGTTATGCAGGTCTGGCTGCTGTAGACCTTTATCTCGGTGCTGCCGAGGTTGCCGACGGCGACCCCTTAAACAAGATTTTCCCCGGTCAGTTTAAATATGGCGGAGGACACGTAATTGAAAACTTGGTAGCCGGCAAAGACGTAAGATTAGAAGCAACAGCCTATGGGACGAGTTGTTATCCCAGAAAAAAACTTAATACCTGGATAAACATCAAAGACCTTAATCAGGCAATACTGACCAATCCCCGTAATAGCTGTCAAAATTACAACGTAGCTGTTAACCTGCATTCCGAACGGATAATTTATACCTATATGGGTATTTTAAAACCTAATTTAGGCAATGCCAATTATTGCAGTGCCGGCCAGTTAAGCCCGCTATTCAATGACCCTTATTGTAAAACTATCGGTATAGGCACAAGGATATTTTTAGGAGGAGGGACCGGCTACGTGTTTTTTTCGGGCACACAGCATGATCCCAATGTTAAAAGAGATTCCAACGGCATCCCTCTTTCTCCGGCAGGCACTCTGGCAGTGGCCGGAGACTTAAAACAGATGTCCAGCAAGTGGCTGGTGGGTTCTTCTTTTCAGGGGTATGGCGTTAATTTAACCGTAGGAATAGGCATACCGATTCCTATTTTGGATGAAGAAATAGTTAAATCCACGGCAGTTAGCGATGAAGAGATATTTGCTCCGATAGTCGATTATTCCCAAGATTATCCGCAGGGTAAGTCCGCTGTTATCGGCAAGGTGAGTTATAAGGAACTTAAGAGCGGAGAGATAAAGATCAGAGGTAAGACCGTGCCGACAGGACCGTTGTCCAGTTATTGCCGGGGGAAAGAAATAGCTGAGATTTTAAAAGAGCAGATCGAAAAGGGGAAATTTTTGCTCGGCGAGTCTGTCCAATCACTTTCTTCTCTGGGCCCGGGAACAAAATTTCGTCCGCTTAACGAACGGCCGATTAAATAA
- a CDS encoding NYN domain-containing protein — protein sequence MKVLIVDGYNVMNRIRYLLDISDESLKDARVAVSDLVKEYKRRDGGISEVYVVFDGKSQYRGAAIPRPREHIFSDTGKGDQKIVELIRKFSGKHTVTVVSDDNYVRNSARAHRASLLRPSQLLR from the coding sequence ATGAAAGTGCTTATCGTTGACGGTTATAATGTGATGAATAGGATTCGATATCTACTGGACATTTCTGATGAGAGCCTTAAAGACGCCAGGGTTGCGGTTAGTGACCTGGTAAAGGAATATAAAAGAAGGGATGGCGGGATATCAGAGGTATATGTTGTTTTTGACGGAAAAAGCCAATATAGAGGTGCTGCGATACCCCGGCCGAGAGAACATATATTTTCAGACACAGGAAAAGGCGACCAAAAAATAGTAGAATTGATCAGGAAATTTTCCGGTAAACACACCGTAACGGTTGTTTCGGATGATAATTATGTACGCAATAGTGCCCGGGCTCACCGCGCAAGCCTGTTACGGCCTTCCCAGCTTTTGAGGTAG